In Polynucleobacter arcticus, the following proteins share a genomic window:
- the cphA gene encoding cyanophycin synthetase — translation MPQLLDKTIEILSHRHLRGPNMWSYNPALEVLIDIGDLEDYPSDLIPGFYDRISKCLPSLHEHRCSYGEPGGFLKRVEEGTWPGHILEHLTIELQNLAGIAGGFGRARDGGRRGVYKVIVSATEEAVTLQAFKFARDLLLTLIKDNGDAIAQREQIIEDLRDLSDDLCLGPSTACIVNAASAREIPYIRLSSGNLVQLGYGSKQRRIWTAETDQTSAIAETISRDKDLTKSLLASAGVPTPEGRTVTSPDDAWEAAQDIGLPVVVKPIDGNHGRGVFINLYTQQEIEAAYAVAINEGSEVLVERHIIGDEHRLLVVGNKVVAAAKGETVWITGDGKHTVLELIQIQINSDPRRGTTEECPLNPVRIDSAVELELARQKLTGSSIPSIDQKVLIQSNGNVAFDVTDLVHPEVAHQVALAARVVGLEIAGVDLVAQDISKPLESQNAAIVEVNAGPGLLMHLKPASGKPQPVGEEIANHLFPPGYDFRIPIVGISGNSGRTIVAEMVAHFIRLTNAHVGLSTNAGLYFGSRTIKQTSSSHWDNARRTLQNRAIEVAVIENDNASLLLEGLAYDQCQVGIVLNVDPLKLFPEHNISDEDQLFNVVRTQVDVVLPTGTSVLNADDSMIVKMAELSKGEVMYFSQDPASPVIAAHQEKDGRSIIVGLSVITLKQGKLDKLIIPIPPTVRDSSLDWAPNLSLAASIGAAWALDIPFNVIEAGVETFVSNSNIPAGA, via the coding sequence ATGCCCCAATTACTAGATAAAACCATTGAAATCTTGAGCCACAGACATCTTCGTGGCCCCAATATGTGGAGCTACAACCCGGCGCTTGAGGTTTTGATTGATATTGGTGACCTAGAGGATTACCCATCTGACTTAATCCCTGGTTTCTATGATCGCATTAGCAAGTGCCTTCCTAGTCTGCATGAGCATCGTTGCAGCTACGGAGAGCCAGGCGGATTTTTAAAGCGTGTCGAAGAAGGTACCTGGCCCGGACATATTCTTGAACACCTCACCATTGAACTGCAAAACTTGGCTGGCATTGCAGGTGGCTTTGGTCGGGCGCGCGACGGTGGTCGTCGAGGCGTGTACAAGGTCATTGTGAGTGCCACCGAAGAGGCTGTTACATTGCAGGCCTTTAAGTTTGCGCGCGATCTTCTCCTCACCTTAATTAAAGATAATGGCGATGCTATTGCGCAAAGAGAACAGATTATTGAAGACCTTCGCGATTTAAGCGATGATCTCTGCCTTGGCCCTAGTACCGCATGCATCGTCAACGCTGCAAGCGCACGAGAAATTCCTTACATCAGGTTATCTAGTGGCAATTTAGTACAACTTGGTTACGGCTCTAAACAAAGACGTATTTGGACCGCAGAAACTGATCAAACCAGCGCCATTGCAGAAACTATCTCACGCGATAAAGACCTTACGAAGAGTTTGCTTGCCAGTGCTGGTGTGCCCACTCCAGAGGGTAGAACTGTTACCAGTCCGGATGACGCCTGGGAAGCTGCACAGGATATTGGCTTGCCAGTAGTTGTGAAGCCGATTGATGGTAACCATGGTCGTGGTGTATTTATTAATCTTTACACCCAACAAGAAATAGAAGCGGCATACGCAGTTGCCATTAACGAAGGTAGCGAAGTTTTAGTCGAGCGTCACATCATCGGAGACGAACATCGCTTATTGGTAGTTGGTAACAAAGTAGTAGCAGCTGCCAAAGGTGAAACTGTTTGGATTACGGGTGATGGCAAACATACCGTTCTTGAACTCATTCAGATTCAAATTAATTCCGACCCACGTCGGGGTACAACCGAAGAGTGCCCTCTCAATCCAGTCCGTATCGACTCTGCAGTTGAGTTAGAGCTTGCACGCCAGAAGCTTACTGGCTCGAGCATTCCAAGTATTGATCAAAAGGTACTCATTCAAAGTAATGGGAACGTAGCATTTGATGTAACCGATTTAGTTCACCCTGAAGTAGCACACCAGGTTGCTTTGGCTGCACGTGTAGTTGGGCTAGAAATTGCTGGTGTTGACCTTGTCGCTCAAGATATCAGCAAACCACTAGAGTCACAGAACGCTGCCATCGTTGAGGTGAACGCAGGTCCTGGCTTATTGATGCATCTCAAACCCGCCAGCGGCAAACCCCAGCCTGTGGGTGAAGAAATTGCAAATCATTTATTTCCTCCAGGCTACGATTTCAGGATTCCGATTGTTGGTATCAGCGGCAATTCCGGAAGAACCATCGTCGCTGAAATGGTTGCCCATTTTATTAGACTGACAAATGCGCATGTTGGACTCTCCACCAATGCCGGCCTTTACTTCGGTAGCCGTACCATTAAGCAAACCTCCTCTTCTCATTGGGATAATGCGCGACGCACGCTGCAAAATAGAGCCATCGAAGTTGCAGTCATTGAAAATGACAATGCCTCCCTCTTGCTAGAGGGTCTCGCATACGACCAATGTCAAGTTGGCATCGTTCTCAACGTTGATCCGCTGAAGCTTTTCCCAGAACACAACATCAGCGATGAAGATCAGTTATTTAACGTGGTTCGAACTCAGGTTGATGTCGTATTGCCTACAGGTACTAGCGTGTTAAATGCAGACGACTCCATGATTGTAAAAATGGCTGAACTCAGCAAGGGTGAAGTGATGTATTTCTCTCAAGACCCAGCTTCCCCTGTAATAGCTGCTCACCAAGAAAAAGATGGTCGCTCAATCATTGTGGGTCTTTCTGTCATTACCCTGAAGCAGGGTAAATTAGACAAATTGATTATCCCTATTCCCCCAACTGTGAGAGATTCATCTCTTGATTGGGCTCCAAACTTAAGTCTTGCAGCATCCATCGGAGCTGCTTGGGCTCTAGATATTCCGTTCAACGTTATCGAAGCTGGTGTTGAAACATTTGTTTCCAACTCCAATATTCCAGCAGGGGCTTAA
- the cphA gene encoding cyanophycin synthetase: MEITRIRMLRGPNLWSRHTALEAIVSCDESERSIDSIPQFENKIRERFPQLGSMRRSGHNEMLSLAHALEYAALGLQSQAGCPVTFSRTVQTIEVGVYQVVVEYTEEVVGRMAFDFAFALIQATLSDVPFDLAAALSELEALYEDVRLGPSTGSIVDAAVQRNIPYRRMTEGSMVQFGWGSKQKRIQAAETSDTSAIAEAIAQDKELTKNLLTAAGVSVPIGDVVTTADDAWRAAQKIGGPIVLKPKDGNQGKGVVANIQTEAEVRAGFIVTQAFGRETIVERYLPGADYRLLVVGNRLSAAARREPAQVVGDGKLSIAELVELENKNPLRGDGHATALTKIRFDDIALAHLASSGLNPQYIPKTGERILLRNNANLSTGGTATDVTDDVHPDVAASAIAAAQMIGLDIAGVDILCEAIYQPLETQGGGIVEVNAAPGLRMHLKPSYGKSRPVGEDIVNMMYPLGEDGRIPVVAVTGTNGKTTTVRLISHLLNETGLRVGMTTTDGVYINHRLIDSGDCSGPKSARNVLMHPDVDAAVLETARGGMLREGLGFDRCEVAVVTNIGEGDHLGLNYIASVEDLAILKRVVVQNVAPTGAAVLNAADPIVVKMGDVCTGRVIFFAQNQHHPVVAAHRAKNKKVIYFDGTYIVCSKGSRVLFRFPVSEIPFTQNGVLGFQVENAMASIGAAWALGLDVDKIARGLHSFESSANAVPGRFNQFQHKGATVIADYGHNPDAMRALASAIEAMKPKKTHVVISGAGDRRDEDIRDLTRILGNSFDNVILYQDQCQRGREDGEVLKLLQEGLVGTSKAKQVKEITGEFLAIDTALNDLAAGDICLILIDQVEESLVYLKEKVQP, from the coding sequence TTGGAAATCACCCGTATTCGCATGTTGCGCGGCCCGAATTTATGGAGCCGCCATACCGCCTTAGAGGCCATTGTTTCCTGTGATGAATCTGAGCGCTCAATCGATTCGATTCCTCAATTTGAAAACAAAATTCGTGAACGCTTTCCGCAACTCGGGAGCATGCGTCGCAGTGGCCATAATGAAATGTTGTCTTTAGCGCATGCGTTAGAGTATGCTGCGCTGGGCCTTCAATCCCAAGCAGGCTGTCCAGTGACCTTTAGTCGCACAGTGCAAACCATTGAAGTGGGCGTCTATCAAGTAGTGGTGGAATACACCGAAGAAGTTGTAGGACGAATGGCCTTTGATTTTGCATTTGCACTGATTCAAGCGACCCTGAGTGATGTGCCATTTGATCTCGCCGCTGCCCTCTCAGAACTAGAAGCGTTGTATGAAGATGTTCGTTTAGGCCCAAGTACTGGTTCAATTGTGGATGCCGCTGTTCAAAGAAATATTCCCTATCGCCGCATGACTGAAGGCAGCATGGTGCAGTTTGGTTGGGGTAGCAAACAAAAGCGTATTCAAGCAGCTGAAACCAGTGACACTAGCGCTATTGCAGAGGCCATTGCCCAAGACAAAGAACTCACCAAGAATTTATTAACTGCAGCAGGCGTATCCGTTCCCATAGGTGACGTAGTGACCACTGCGGATGATGCCTGGCGCGCAGCTCAAAAAATTGGTGGGCCGATCGTTCTCAAACCCAAAGATGGCAACCAAGGCAAGGGTGTTGTTGCCAACATTCAGACTGAAGCCGAAGTACGCGCTGGATTTATCGTTACCCAAGCCTTTGGTCGTGAAACTATTGTTGAACGCTACCTGCCTGGGGCCGACTATCGCCTGCTAGTTGTGGGTAATCGCCTTTCAGCTGCCGCACGACGCGAGCCCGCCCAAGTAGTTGGTGATGGCAAGCTCAGTATCGCCGAGCTCGTTGAACTAGAAAATAAAAATCCATTGCGTGGTGATGGCCATGCAACCGCCTTAACCAAGATTCGTTTTGATGATATTGCGCTTGCGCATTTAGCTAGTAGCGGCTTGAATCCGCAATATATTCCTAAAACGGGTGAGCGCATTCTCTTACGCAACAACGCAAACCTCAGTACTGGTGGTACAGCCACTGATGTTACAGATGATGTGCATCCTGATGTTGCTGCCAGTGCTATCGCTGCAGCACAAATGATTGGATTGGACATTGCTGGTGTTGATATCTTATGTGAGGCGATCTATCAACCCTTAGAGACTCAGGGCGGTGGCATCGTTGAGGTGAACGCAGCACCTGGCTTACGCATGCATCTCAAGCCCTCTTATGGCAAGAGTCGACCCGTTGGCGAAGATATCGTCAACATGATGTACCCCCTTGGCGAGGATGGCCGTATTCCAGTGGTAGCAGTGACGGGCACCAATGGCAAAACCACTACCGTTCGACTGATCTCCCACTTACTCAATGAGACTGGCCTACGTGTTGGTATGACCACTACGGATGGGGTCTACATCAATCACCGTCTCATCGACTCTGGCGACTGTAGCGGCCCTAAGAGCGCTCGCAATGTGCTGATGCACCCCGATGTCGATGCGGCTGTTTTAGAGACCGCTCGTGGCGGCATGCTGCGCGAAGGTCTGGGCTTTGACCGCTGTGAAGTGGCTGTCGTTACCAATATTGGCGAAGGTGATCACTTAGGCCTGAACTACATTGCCAGCGTTGAAGACTTAGCGATTCTGAAAAGGGTTGTGGTTCAAAATGTGGCGCCAACTGGTGCTGCAGTACTCAATGCCGCCGATCCAATTGTTGTCAAGATGGGCGATGTCTGTACTGGCAGAGTGATTTTCTTTGCACAAAATCAACATCACCCCGTAGTTGCAGCGCATCGCGCCAAGAATAAAAAGGTCATTTACTTTGACGGCACCTATATTGTCTGCTCCAAAGGATCACGCGTACTTTTCCGCTTTCCAGTTAGCGAGATTCCATTCACCCAAAATGGTGTTTTAGGTTTCCAAGTCGAAAATGCGATGGCTTCTATTGGCGCAGCCTGGGCTTTGGGCTTGGATGTAGACAAGATTGCACGTGGTCTTCACTCATTTGAGAGCTCCGCCAATGCTGTACCTGGACGGTTTAATCAATTCCAGCATAAAGGCGCCACTGTGATTGCGGACTATGGCCATAATCCAGATGCTATGCGCGCTTTAGCCAGCGCAATTGAAGCTATGAAGCCCAAAAAGACTCACGTAGTCATTAGTGGCGCTGGTGATCGTCGCGATGAAGACATTCGCGACCTCACACGCATCTTAGGCAATAGCTTTGATAACGTAATCCTGTATCAGGATCAATGTCAGCGTGGTCGTGAGGATGGCGAAGTCTTAAAGCTGCTGCAAGAAGGTTTAGTAGGTACAAGCAAAGCCAAGCAAGTAAAAGAAATTACTGGCGAATTCCTGGCTATTGATACTGCCCTCAATGACTTAGCTGCTGGTGATATCTGCCTTATTCTGATTGACCAAGTAGAAGAATCTTTGGTCTACCTTAAAGAGAAGGTTCAGCCTTAA
- a CDS encoding class 1 fructose-bisphosphatase, whose translation MTASSTFNTNFKQYLETTQIKGETIPAGLQELLLAVADTCSTLSHEVAQGALIGLLGSAGTGNVQGEVQQKLDVIANDLLIEGVQGCQSLAGLASEEMELPLPVQGTGDYLLLFDPLDGSSNIDVNVSIGTIFSVLHKQDPAAPLQTTDFLLSGRHQAAAGYVVYGPQTTMALTLGDGVVMFTLNKVSGEFVLIKHAVEIAHSTKEFSINMSNMRHWAEPVRRYVDECLAGVSGERDKDFNMRWIASMVADVHRVLSRGGIFMYPWDQREPHKPGKLRLMYEANPMSFLVEQAGGASTNGDQLIMDLIPTELHERVSVMLGSKEEIERLQHYHSQDSSSA comes from the coding sequence TTGACCGCTTCAAGTACTTTTAATACGAATTTTAAGCAATATCTAGAAACCACCCAGATCAAGGGTGAGACTATTCCTGCTGGCCTACAAGAGCTTTTATTGGCGGTTGCTGATACATGCTCAACTTTGAGTCATGAAGTGGCGCAGGGCGCCTTGATTGGCTTATTAGGTTCTGCGGGCACCGGTAATGTACAGGGTGAAGTTCAGCAAAAGCTGGATGTCATCGCCAACGATCTCTTAATTGAAGGTGTACAGGGTTGCCAATCTCTAGCCGGCCTGGCCTCCGAAGAAATGGAATTGCCGCTCCCCGTTCAGGGCACTGGTGACTATCTATTGCTATTTGATCCGCTCGATGGCTCATCTAATATCGATGTGAACGTATCCATCGGCACAATTTTTTCTGTGCTTCACAAACAAGATCCTGCGGCGCCATTACAAACTACTGATTTCTTACTATCAGGGCGTCATCAAGCGGCTGCAGGTTATGTGGTGTACGGTCCGCAAACGACTATGGCCTTAACGCTGGGCGATGGTGTTGTGATGTTTACCTTAAATAAAGTGAGCGGTGAGTTCGTCCTGATCAAGCATGCGGTCGAGATTGCGCACTCAACCAAAGAGTTTTCGATCAACATGTCTAATATGCGTCACTGGGCTGAACCTGTCCGTCGCTATGTAGATGAGTGCTTAGCTGGTGTGAGTGGCGAGCGTGATAAAGATTTCAATATGCGCTGGATTGCATCGATGGTTGCTGATGTTCATCGCGTCTTATCGCGCGGCGGTATCTTTATGTATCCATGGGATCAGCGTGAGCCCCACAAGCCGGGCAAGCTACGCCTGATGTATGAGGCAAACCCCATGAGCTTCTTGGTAGAGCAGGCTGGTGGTGCCTCGACTAACGGTGATCAACTAATTATGGATTTGATTCCCACTGAACTCCATGAGCGCGTTTCGGTCATGCTGGGATCTAAAGAAGAAATTGAGCGTTTGCAACATTATCATTCTCAAGATTCATCTTCAGCATAA
- the pepN gene encoding aminopeptidase N, which translates to MKTDLPQSFRRLEYRPPNYTFTQVELDIALDPARTIVKSRLEVLPGSGHESGAPLVLQGYELEFVSLRINGEAHRQFELTPETLTIHALPNEGKQAFIVEIICVCVPEKNTSLMGLYVSNGNFFTQCEAEGFRKITYFLDRPDVMARYRVTLRARESEYPVLLSNGNLISNEKLSNGWHSAVWEDPFPKPSYLFALVAGKLECIEETITTSSGAQKLLQIWVEPHDLKKTRHAMDSLIASIHWDEKRYGLELDLERFMIVAVGDFNMGAMENKGLNVFNTKYVLAQPETATDADFANIESVVAHEYFHNWTGNRVTCRDWFQLSLKEGLTVFRDQEFSADQMGSESGRAVKRIEDVRLLRQLQFPEDAGPMAHPIRPDEYQEINNFYTVTVYEKGAEVVRMYQTLLGVEGFRKGMDLYFLRHDGQAVTCDDFLAAMADANSRDFSQFKHWYSQAGTPHVKVEESYDAGKKQYQITLSQSLSVNTESKDSQTFHIPLKMRLLTDADDQVETLLELTQQQQTWTFDELASRPVLSINRNFSAPIHLDFNQSEADLLVMFSSDDDAFNRWEAGQKLAMQMILGNRLPDPALITAYRNLLTDPDLDPAFKDLALTLPAETYLYEQCASVDPQQIYAARRAFRHAIATELRIEWAALYQQMQTPGPFNPDAASAGKRALKNLALSMLLDADPIIWTPMAVNQYQKADNMTDRYAALAALVIHGSKSAAACLEDFYTRFADDALVIDKWFALQSSRPPVANAESSLSDVKRLREHEAFKMNNPNRVRSVIHAFCMNNPASFHQVDGSGYAFWAESVLALDPINPQVAARLARGLDRWRQFAKPYQDQMLSALKQVNNCETLSADVKEVVSKALGN; encoded by the coding sequence ATGAAAACTGATCTTCCACAGAGCTTTCGTAGGCTCGAATACCGCCCTCCTAACTACACCTTTACGCAGGTGGAACTGGATATTGCCTTAGATCCTGCCAGAACGATTGTGAAGAGTCGGTTAGAGGTTCTGCCTGGCTCTGGCCATGAGTCAGGTGCGCCACTGGTATTGCAAGGATATGAACTCGAGTTTGTGAGTCTGCGTATCAATGGTGAGGCCCATCGTCAGTTTGAGCTTACTCCTGAAACGCTCACAATTCATGCATTACCCAATGAGGGTAAGCAGGCTTTTATCGTTGAAATTATCTGCGTCTGTGTGCCCGAGAAAAATACGTCACTCATGGGTTTGTACGTCTCGAATGGTAACTTTTTTACCCAGTGTGAAGCTGAAGGCTTTAGAAAGATTACCTACTTCCTTGATCGGCCCGATGTCATGGCGCGTTACCGCGTCACGTTGCGCGCTCGGGAGAGTGAATACCCGGTTTTGTTATCGAACGGTAACCTCATTAGTAATGAGAAGTTATCAAATGGCTGGCATAGCGCTGTTTGGGAGGATCCGTTTCCAAAACCATCTTACTTATTTGCTTTGGTTGCTGGCAAGCTGGAATGTATCGAAGAAACGATTACTACCAGCAGTGGCGCTCAGAAGTTGTTGCAGATTTGGGTTGAGCCGCATGATTTAAAGAAGACGCGTCATGCGATGGATTCGTTGATTGCATCAATTCATTGGGATGAGAAGCGTTATGGCCTTGAGTTGGATCTCGAGCGCTTCATGATTGTGGCGGTAGGTGATTTCAATATGGGTGCCATGGAAAACAAAGGGCTGAATGTTTTCAACACGAAGTATGTTCTCGCTCAGCCTGAAACGGCTACTGATGCCGACTTCGCTAATATTGAAAGTGTGGTCGCCCATGAGTACTTCCATAATTGGACAGGTAATCGAGTAACTTGTCGAGATTGGTTTCAGCTCTCGCTCAAGGAAGGTTTAACCGTATTTCGTGATCAAGAATTCTCTGCCGATCAAATGGGTAGTGAGTCTGGTAGGGCAGTCAAGCGCATTGAAGATGTACGACTCTTGCGTCAACTCCAGTTTCCTGAAGATGCAGGTCCGATGGCTCATCCAATTCGTCCGGACGAGTATCAAGAGATTAATAATTTCTATACCGTGACCGTGTATGAAAAAGGCGCTGAAGTTGTGCGCATGTATCAAACTTTATTGGGCGTAGAGGGCTTCCGTAAAGGGATGGATCTCTATTTCCTGCGCCATGATGGTCAAGCAGTGACTTGTGATGATTTCTTAGCTGCTATGGCCGACGCCAATAGCCGTGATTTCTCTCAATTTAAGCATTGGTATAGCCAAGCTGGCACTCCTCATGTCAAGGTGGAAGAGTCATATGACGCAGGTAAAAAACAATATCAAATTACCTTAAGCCAAAGCCTTTCAGTCAATACTGAGAGCAAAGATAGTCAGACCTTTCATATTCCATTGAAGATGCGTCTGTTAACAGACGCAGATGATCAGGTTGAGACCTTGTTGGAGTTAACCCAGCAGCAACAAACTTGGACCTTTGATGAGCTAGCAAGCCGCCCCGTGTTATCCATCAATCGAAATTTTTCAGCCCCGATTCATTTAGACTTTAATCAAAGTGAAGCCGACTTACTAGTGATGTTCTCTAGCGATGACGATGCCTTTAATCGTTGGGAGGCTGGTCAGAAGCTGGCAATGCAAATGATCTTAGGTAATCGCTTGCCTGATCCGGCATTAATTACTGCCTACCGCAATCTCTTGACTGATCCTGATCTAGATCCTGCGTTTAAGGACTTGGCGCTGACTTTGCCGGCAGAGACTTATTTGTATGAGCAGTGCGCTAGCGTTGATCCACAGCAAATTTACGCTGCTCGCCGAGCTTTCCGTCACGCCATTGCAACTGAATTGCGCATCGAATGGGCTGCTTTATATCAGCAGATGCAAACACCGGGACCATTTAACCCTGATGCAGCAAGTGCTGGTAAGCGTGCTTTGAAGAACTTGGCCCTGAGTATGTTGCTCGATGCTGACCCCATCATCTGGACTCCGATGGCAGTGAATCAATATCAGAAGGCCGACAATATGACTGACCGATATGCTGCATTAGCCGCCTTAGTTATTCATGGATCCAAATCAGCCGCTGCTTGCCTAGAGGACTTCTACACCCGGTTTGCCGATGATGCCTTGGTAATCGATAAGTGGTTCGCCTTGCAATCAAGTCGTCCCCCAGTTGCCAATGCCGAATCTAGCTTGAGTGATGTAAAGCGTTTGCGCGAGCACGAAGCCTTTAAGATGAATAATCCCAACCGTGTACGCAGCGTGATTCATGCGTTTTGCATGAATAACCCTGCGAGCTTTCATCAAGTAGATGGAAGTGGCTATGCATTTTGGGCTGAATCAGTCCTTGCTTTAGATCCGATCAATCCCCAAGTTGCCGCTCGTTTGGCTAGAGGTCTAGATCGTTGGCGTCAGTTTGCCAAGCCCTATCAAGATCAGATGCTGTCAGCCCTAAAGCAGGTAAATAATTGCGAAACCCTCTCTGCTGATGTCAAAGAGGTGGTTTCTAAGGCTTTAGGGAATTAA
- a CDS encoding TMEM165/GDT1 family protein, with protein sequence MDVSALALSTGIVALAEMGDKTQLLSLMLAARYPKQALAIIGGIFIATIANHACAAFLGHWLTSFMSPDLLKWILGLSFLGIGLWLLVPDHIDDAAESKVADRALQVFLLTVGLFFLAEMGDKTQIATIALGAKYSDVLSVTIGTTLGMMLANAPAVWIGQKFTQRMPIKWVHAVAAVTFIAIGIATLIWG encoded by the coding sequence ATGGATGTATCTGCGTTGGCACTTTCTACTGGCATAGTCGCTTTAGCTGAGATGGGCGATAAAACCCAACTACTTTCCCTCATGCTGGCTGCGCGCTACCCCAAGCAAGCCTTGGCCATTATTGGCGGTATTTTTATCGCCACCATTGCAAATCATGCCTGTGCTGCATTTTTGGGTCACTGGCTAACTTCTTTTATGAGCCCAGATCTATTAAAGTGGATTTTGGGATTGAGCTTTTTAGGTATTGGGCTCTGGCTTTTGGTTCCGGATCACATTGATGATGCTGCAGAGTCTAAAGTGGCTGATCGTGCCCTTCAGGTATTTCTATTGACGGTTGGACTCTTTTTCTTAGCGGAGATGGGGGATAAGACCCAGATTGCTACGATCGCCCTTGGTGCGAAGTATTCTGATGTCCTTTCAGTCACTATTGGCACTACCTTAGGGATGATGCTAGCCAATGCTCCAGCGGTTTGGATTGGGCAAAAATTTACCCAACGGATGCCTATTAAGTGGGTGCATGCTGTCGCTGCCGTCACCTTCATCGCCATCGGTATTGCCACTCTCATTTGGGGTTAA